A stretch of DNA from Triticum dicoccoides isolate Atlit2015 ecotype Zavitan chromosome 2A, WEW_v2.0, whole genome shotgun sequence:
gacaattcgaaatgtcctatcccaaggcaagctacgcataaaaaatgaaaagcgggtatatcaagtattactagagaccacctggcggttcccgtgttcatcttagcttcttgccgccttggttgttgcttccggaatgtgtccggcaatcggactgccagaaagggcttccgaagagttaggccctgaaagagaaaatgaATGTCAAAGGTAcacagcccctggtgtggttaagccacaatgcggggcgtgtcctgattgtgcccccgcctatgtccatggtattttcaatgcgtagctatgtacgcgtggcacgaatttcgtcGCTGCActaggactgggacgggggccggattgctaggcgagcACTGGTCgcaccaggcgatcctgttgcagattgtttcggactcgcttgaaggtgtccgggggctgtaacgccgagtggtctgcctgaacaggctgctttgtgcctctgtTGCAAGGGCCGCattgtgctcttccgtacggagcgagcgttctgtgtttccatttactgttatgaccccgcggggtcctggtatcttgagcttgaggtatgcgtaatgcggcactgcattgaattttgcaaatgttgtacgtccgagcagtgcatgatagccactgcgaaacgggacgatgtcgaagattgactcttcgcttcggaagttatccggtgatccgaacaccacttccagtgtgattgagcctgtacaatgggcctctacacctgggatgacgcccttaaaggtggttttgctgggttttatCCTTGAGGGATAGATACCCATTTttcacattgtatcctgataaagcaggttcaggctgatgccgccatccataaggactcgagtgaggtgaaatccgtcaatgatggggtctaggaccagtgcggcggatccgccatgacggatgctagtggggtggtccctgcgatcgaaggtgatcggacaagcggaccatgAGTTGAACTTCGGGATgacgggctccatcgcgtagacgtcccttagtgcacgcttcccctccctcttgggaatgtgggttgcatatatcatgttcactgtcttcacttgtgggggaaaccccttctgtcctcctgggttcgacggccggggctcctcctcgtcatcactatgcagtcccttgtccttgttttcggcatttaacttgtcagcctgcttgaacacccagcattctctattggtgtgattggctggcttgtcaggggtgccgtggatttgacacgagcgatccagtatgcgatccagactggacggagccggagtatttcttttgaatggctttttccgctgaccggatctagagcctctgaatccggaattgactgccgtatctttggtgttatcgccattattgcggcgctttggtctattacgacgctacctaccgttaacgtctttggtatccgaggtatccggattcctaGATGTGTTATTGCTACgaaccagccagctgtcctcgcccgcgcaaaagcgggtcatgagtgttgtgagggctgacaTAGATTTCGTCTTCTCCTATCCGAGGtggcgggtgagccactcgtcgcggatattatgcttgaatgccgctagagcttctgcatccggacagtctacaatttgatttttcttagtcaggaaccgtgtctagaattgtctggccgattcacctggctgctgggttatgtggttcaagtcatcagcatccggtggccgcacataagtgccctggaagttgtcaagaaatgcatcttccaaatcctcccaactgccaacggaatctgctagcaagctattcagccaatgccgagctggtcctttgagttttagtgggaggtacttgatgacatgtagatcgtcaccgcgagccatgtggatgtgaaggaggaaatcctcaatccatacagcgggatctgttgtgccgtcgtatgattcgatattcacgggtttgaaaccctctgggaattcatgattcataacttcatcagtgaagcatagggggtgtgtggcgcctctgtgccaggctatatcccgacgtagttcgtatgagtcttgtctgttgtattcggcccggccggatttactcttggtgtatccgacgcgacgatcatcgtcccgtgtgggcgcacgtgctcgtgtcccgtatattgaccttgcgatttttgccttactgtccaagatgtctcgcaggtcctctgtgttgccccaggccttagtatttttgactgagtggcgacgaggtgcggtctgaactttaggctgaaacgcctctttggctcggccgcgtagtggcaggtcagccgcatcgtacactggtgaatgaggttttaatacttcctcctcgaggtgaggtagcaacctgcgttttgggtaacttttggaccggcgctcgagttcatgctccttgaccgcaaggacttcggtccatctgtctgctagcaagtcttgatcagcttgaagttgttgctgtttcttttttaggctacttgccgtggccataagccggcgcttgaagcgctcttgttcgacggggtcctcaggcacgataaactcatcgtcgtcgaggctcgcctcgtcttcagagagaggcatgtaattgtcccccTCCGGTTCTCCATTtgttgcctgctctggagggctagcttgttcgtcctctagctctgcaccgtgctggaggggattgttgttgttttcggcgctatccggagtgttattatctcctgtgccggtatcactgctcttgctgtggcgggacttagagcggcgccgctgacgtcggcgcttgagttgcttcttggaggggtcatcctccgctgtcttgtcGCCGTTGGCTTATTTGGGGGtgcccaccatgtatatatcatatgatgaggtggcggtccagtgccccgagggcggtggatcctgttcgtctctggcttcatcgtccatgccgtcgaagtcttcggagccgaagtcgagcatgtcggttaagtcgtcgacagtggctactaagtgggtggtgggtgggccgcgaatttcttcgtcgtccgcatcccattctagccggacatagttcggccaaggttctcctgacagggagagagaccttaatgagtttagcacatccccgaagggtgagtgctgaaagatgtccgcggaggtgaactccatgatcggcgcccagtcggactcgacgggcacggatatgagcagctcggagtccatggccggagatgaatccagtggttcggcgacacggctctcgtaaggggtgaagtcagtatccggctctatcgccactgagagtgcggcctccatggcagggtccatccctctgctctcggatggcgcgacttgctccagattgatggacggagtagctgcggacgcgatctcccgaacactgtccgacggcagagttacgtcatgctcatcgGGACTGTacggcgcgtccgacatgggcccgaaatcgtcgaagatcaagtcttcacggatgtcggccgtgtagttcaagttttcaaatctcacctgatggtcaggggcgtagctctcaatctgctccagatggccaagcgaattggcccacagtgcaaagccgccgaatatgaagatctgtccggggaggaaagcctcaccctggaccgcatcgctagcgatgatctaaggagccatcaagccttatggtgacgacacagtggaactctcaatgaaagcaccaatgtcggtgtcaaaaccggcggatctcgggtagggggtcccgaactgtgcgtctaagacggatggtaacaggaggcaggggacacgatgtttacccaggttcgggccctcttgatggaggtaaaaccttacgtcctgcttgatttttcttgatgatatgagtattacaagagttgatctaccacgagatcagagaggctaaatcctagaagctagcctatggtatgattgtatattgtcctacggactaaaaccctctggtttatatagacaccggagggggctagggttacacaaggtcggttacaaaggaggagatatgcatatccgtattgcctagtttgcctttcacgtcaagtagagtcccataaggacacgggacgaagtcttcaatcttgtatcttcacagtccaatagtccggccaaaggatatagtccggctgttcggagaccccctaatccaggactccctcaacgagaaCATGCAACATGTGATGATACATTGCACTCATGCAAAAAAGTTTTGGATAGCAACAAGGGACATATTTCTGCTCCACTCGCCTCATCTGCATCCAGATACATGGGCGCGAGACATCTTGCTGGACTCTTTGTTAACAGAAGATGAGCGCTGCAAAGTTATCACGATCATGCACAACATTTGGACATCACGTAATTGTTGGACTCGCGATTGTGAAGGTTATGACCCAGCACAAGCTATAAAATGGGTTCATGAGACATTGGCGATTCTGGATCTTCCTCCATAGCACAAGATAGCAGCGGCTGCTCAGTGTTGGCGACCACGCGAAGTAGGTTGGGTAACTATAAACACTAATGGGGCCATGAGTGTCGAAGCCACGAAAAGGAGGGGCCGGAGGTGTGGCTCGCTCACACTTGGCGTTCCTATGAGCCTGGAGTAAACCATTGCAGGGTGTTACTGATCCTTTTACTGCTGAACTTCTCGCCCTTCGTGAAGGAATGATCTTTGCTCAACTTCGTAGCTTCTCACATGTGATCTTGGAGATTGACTGCTTGGAGTTAGTCAATCTATGAAAATCACACAATAATTCATGGTGAATTGGGGCGTTTGTCTTGAAGGAATTAGAGAAGATCGGTGCTAGTTTTGCTTCTCTCACGGTTACTCATGTTGGTAGGGATTCAAATGTTCCAGCCCATCAGTATGCTCGCTTTGCTTGTTCACCTGATGGCACTGAGAGCTGGCTTGATGCAAGCCTAGATTTCCTTTTATCTAGCCTACGGGCAGACTGTAACCTTACGATCCTTCACTAATAAAGCTTCCAATTCCATTGCAAAAAAGAAGATGCATTCATATTTAGGCAAATCCGAGTCCTTTAATTTTGGAACGGTGGTAATGTTATTATGGTCCTTGTTTTTAAATGATACTAGTGGACCATCAGTGCGTACTGTTTCGATTCAGATATGCACGCGCCCTTCTGACAGGGCGCAAAGTTGACTCCAGCGTCAAGCATCTTATAAGCTGTCCTTGGAGGGAGCTCAAGCTGCGACGACTCGTAAATGATGCCACCGCTGCAGATCAAAATCCACATGAACGCTACGTGATCGCCCGGATACCTGGCGCCCAGccaatcgatcgatcgatcgaggAGACAGCGGGATCCTTCCATTCCATCGGCCTGCAGATGCCGCACAAGTCCACGTGAACGCACGCCGTTGCGCCTGCAGCCACACGTACTACGTCGTACCACCAACTGATAATAAGCGCCGGCCGGCGATCGAGGCCATTTTTCACCGCCCGTGGCCGCATCCGACGGATCGAATCAGTGGCCAGGTGGAGAGGAGGGCGGTGCCCTTCTCGTGGCCTCGTGCAGCGCGCGACGACCCCGGCGCGTTCCGCGGCGCCCAGCCGATCGATCGGCCCGTTATTATTCCTCCTCGTCGCGCCCCCTATAAGTGGACCGCAAGTGCAACGGTGACTTCCCAGATAAGCTCTCTCCCCGACACGTAGAAGCTCGAGAGAACTACTCCAAAGCGCGAGGAAGGAAGATTGCGAGGTACATTAGCCGATCTAGGAGGTGAAGAGCGGGAGAAGATGGCGATCAAGGGCGCGCTGCTGTTCTTGGTCGTCTGCGCGGCTGCTCGAGCTGCTTCTGCCGGCGATGGTGAGAGCCACACGCACAAAAGTTACTTACATGTTCCATGCATGCTACTAGTAGCTTGGTTCATAATTTAATGGAGTGGAATGGACTGCCGGATTCATACTGGGAGTCTAATTTGCTAACTTGTCATTGTTGTCGTCTTCTCGATGTTCTTAGTGAATACTAATGATCATGCCAGCCTGCTAGCTAGGTTGTCAATGAAACTAGTGTCGGTTAACTCACTGTAAGAAAGTTTAGTGTTAATTGTCGCGCGATTGCACAGGAGTAGTGTCACTATAATTTGTTACATAGAAACGTGTAATCGCTCAGCTTAGATTTAGAGGGGCTACTAAGATTAGCGAACTTTTTAAGCATCAGCTATGCTAGAAGACAGAGCGTGGCTTCTCCCAAAATGCTGGCGTTGACTGTTTATGTTATACTAGTAGTTTTCTTAGGGCATATCCGGCCGTTGGCCCTCGAGGAGGGGCAAAAAATAGCCTCCTGGGAATGCACCGGCGCTAAATCGCGCACTGAGGGCATGATGCCTTCAGTCGCGGCCCTCCACGGGTTTTTAAAGTGTTTAAATTCGGCGCAAACACAACGCAAACATGTtcgagttcgttcaaatttaaacatattttataaaaaaaaggaaaaacaaccgcgggctacccccgtcgtcttcctcgccggccgcctcgccgcccgcccacgcggttctacatgccgaggaggctgtagaaccgcgtgtagtcatcgccggcatcgtcgtcgtcgtcgtcgcccccgccgacgcctccgccgtccctgctgcatccctcccccggttggcgcagcGGGTTGGACGGTctgggggcgtcgtcgtcgtcgtcgtcgctgtcgaggaccacgacgccgtgctcgtcctcgcgcccacgcttgcgggcggcgatctcctccagggcccagcgctgccggaccatctcgtcgcggaggtagtcgtcccgcgcccaccgcagggcgtcctcgtcggagaagccacgccgggctatctcctcgtactccacggggaggccgggctccggcttgggctcgacgaggacgaagcggccggtgggggaagcgttgtcgccgatgcggacgccgagctgcgggtgcgcgcgctgacaggcgtgccctggggctccggcttgacggggcggaggtggaggcagggggagccgccgaacgaggaggaggaccccccggtctccatgcgcctcggggtccaggagcttccccggcggcgtgggAAGGACGGGGGAGCGGAGTACTCGAGGCGCGGCATGTTGCGGccgtcgatgtactcgaggacggcctccaacgtgcgcccaggcacgccccaccaccgacgctGGCCGAcagcgttgagcctgccggagggctcgacgccgttggtggcctcgagctgctcggcgtgacagCGACGGAaataaggctcccagagcgggatgtaggggacgtaccgtggcccctccctcgccgcacgcggcagggacgagcggatgcgtgcgatctccgcacgccgcgccgcgccggtgggtatcgggggcaccggcacgccgccggcgctgatcctccacgccccgggcacccgcatgtccggcgggaccgggtactcggcctcgaaaaggaggcgagcctcgttctcgtgaagatggcggcggtcgaagccgttcgccgccgcgccgtcgcctgggaagcgctcggcaaTGGGTGTGAtgaactggagacggcgagagagaggagagggaggaacgacgacggcgagagagtGCGAGTCACCGAGTGCGCTGGGGCGCgtcttatataggccgaggcgccgcgcgtgcgcgagccgccgtgagtacgcgtggcgggcgagggagggcgagggacgcgcgtcatccggtcttcactgcgccacCCGTGAGacatcaatggcgcaggctgaccggcgcggcagcgcggcagctttggcattgattcgccgcgggaaacgaggcgatgaggatgatgaaggggcgagaagagggtagagtcgctgacgcgacgagcccgcggctgtttcgcgccaaaacagttcgccccggcgcccccgggcaccCCCCAGCGCCCCGGGTTCGGCCTagatccgccggcgctgttttcggctcaagccggcgaaaatcgggctcctggacgcgactgggccgatttttcgacGCCGGCGCAGAAAAAAACGACTGGGAGGCCTTCctgggacgcggctggagatgcccttacatgCAGCACAAGCTTCTGTCTCTAACACTGTCATGTTACGCTACAGGCCCACTCCCGAACGGCAACTTCGAGGACTCGCCGGACAGGTTCCAAATGGACGGCTCGAGGGTGACGGGGGCGAACGCCATCCCACAGTGGAAGATCACCGGGCACGTTGAGTACATCGAGTCCGGGCAGACGCAGGGCGACATGATCCTGACGGTGCCGGAGGGCTCGCACGCCGTGCGGCTGGGCGAGGACGGCTCCATCCACCAGCAGCTCAGCGTGGCGCCGGGCACGCAGTACTCCGTCACCTTCAGCGCGGCGCGCACGTGCGCCCAGTACGAGAAGCTGACCGTGTCGGTCGTCCCCGGCGACGCGTCCGACGAGATCTCCATCCAGACGGTGTACACCAGCAGCGGCTGGGACTCCTACTGCTGGGCTTTCCAGGCCACGAACGACGTCATGACGCTCACCATCCACAACCCCGTCCACGAGGACGACCCCGCCTGCGGCCCCATGATCGACTCCGTCGCCATCAAGACGCTCTACCCTCCTCAGGCCACCGGCGGTAAGACACAATCTCATGCATGAACTTTCGAGATGTCAGATCAGCCATTTACCTGACTCTCTCTGTGCGATTTTGTCCAGATAACTTGCTGAGGAACGGGGACTTCGAGCAGGGGCCGTACATCGCGCCGGGGTCACCATTCGGGGTGCTGGTGCCCAACAGGGACGAGACCCACATCTCGCCGATCTCGGGGTGGATGATCATGTCCTACTCCAAGGTCATCAAGTACGTGGACTCGCCGCACTACGCGGTGCCGCACGGCTCCTACGCCGTGGAGCTGGTGTCCGGCGGGGAGGCCGCGCTGGTGCAGGAGGTGGAGACCGCGCCGGGGAGCGCGTGCAGGCTGGAGTTCTCGGTCGGGAACGCCGGCAACCGGTGCGAGTCGAGCGACGAACAGCCCATGCGCGTGCTGGTCTCCACGGCGGGCGGGAGCAAGACCGTGGTGCACCGCTCCGACGGCTACGGCGGGGGCACCACGCGCGCCTCGCTCGAGTTCACGGCGATCCATAGCCGGACCAAGGTGGTGTTCTCCGGCTCCAGCTACCACACCAAGTCCGACAGCAGCGGCACCCGCTGCGGGCCCGTCGTCGACGACGCCTCGCTCGTCTGCGTTCCGCCGACGCCTGCCCGCCGGTTGCTTCGCTGATGCGTTCGTTCGTTCCCGAGGCTGACACGGCTGTTACATTGCGTCTGGAACACAGTGTATCATCCGTGGCCGTGCTGGCTTGGCAATTGTACCACTACACATTTTATTCGTTACTTATTTTTTTAGGAACGGGTTTCCCTTTATCGAAAAAGTTTTAGGAACGGGTTTACTTATGCGGAGGGATGCAAGATGGCagtagctgaaaatggtttttgggtcagtcgattgaaAGCCGTCAGATGCAAAATGAAGGCCAGATGATTTTTTTTTCCAACCTCCTGCCAAACCTCTTGTTCATCTTCTTCCCTAATCCGCCCGACGTACCCCCGGCCAAACCGCCTGCCGACGCCCGCGGCGGCAGCGCTCCCGCACCAGCTTCGCCATCACGCCCTCCCCTCAACTGCCCCGTATTGTCATGCTGCCGCCGTCCCCAACCATTCCTCTAATCCCGGTCATGATCAAAATTTTCCGGCAAACCTGCACCCACCCACCCCCCTAAGATGGATCGTCGGCGAGCTTGCGACCCTAAAATATACagatcgccggcgagcctgccaccCTAATAGATCACCGGCGAGCCTTTCTAAGAGATAaggtattatgttgtgaaagataaaatccaggatcaaactataagtctcgagcatataaggacaaagaatatgcttgcggatccgctaacgaaaggcttaccacccaatgtgttcaaggaacacttaaccggcatgggtttaagggaaagccttatGATTTCTGGATAGGCCCAAAAGGAACAGAATTTGCTTCTGAACATAACGTATGTTGTAGCTGTATGATTCTAACGGCAATTAagctgtgacgatgaaacatgctctatgtaccaatatATGATGAATcaaataaactagaaagtataaagttaaaagtaaagttgagatcaagggggagaatgttaggttgatctctatcCCGTTTGAACCCAACGGGTCGAACGGGCCCTTgactcgcgccctgatcgggggcgcccaaccaaaccatggttggtgggcccctgtgacccGTGCTATATAAACAGAGGTGAGGGCCGGGGCACGACTTACGAGGTTAATCGCTGCCACAACCCCCATCGACAATCCCTTCTGATTTAGGGTTAGCGCGGCGCTCACGggaagctccgccaccgccgccatccacTCCCTatccacatcgtcaccttgcctacTTCATCATGGCCGGCGCTGGATCGAGCTCGTCAACTCAAGCAGAAGGTAGGTCTACCGGAGAATTCCTAACCCTAACCGATCCAGTGATCTATCATGACCGACCTAAATTTTATTTTCAGGCGACTTACATTTAGCTATTGTGCTAGTTTAATCATGGAATGGTGTAATAGAAAAAACGTTCTTCTACCCATGCCTTCGTCCGTAGCTGCATATGACATTTTTCGTGCGTGTGAAAAGAATAGAATGCAAAGTGGTGCAAGATTCGGCGGTCActaaccaaaagaaaataaaataagctGAATAAAACGGAATAGAATCGGAGCATCAATTGCATGTCACTCGGGACACGCGTACGGTGCCGGCGCACGCCTCAGATGAACCATGCTTTCCCGCCCAGTTTACAGGATTTCTGTGTTACGCGACCCAAAATGATGGGGTCGACAGGCCGTATCGGCGAATCCAATACGCGTCCACGCTTTTCAAAAAAGCTCGCCACTATAAATAAACGAATTCTTCCAGCCCACCGCATCCCACCGATGATACTACTATTCTGACCCCGGCACGCACCCATACCCAGCAAAGCAGGCCCACCGACCCGGCCCGGTCGCCGGCGCGGCAATGGAATCGGCGGGGAACGACCGGAGGGGCGCCGCGCTGGGGGGCCTGGCGGTGCTCCCCGACGAGCTGCTCTGCgccgtcgtcgacctcctccagcccacCGACATCGGCCGCCTCGCATGCGTCAGCAGGTCgccgcgtctctctctctctctctctctctctctctctctctctctgttctgtTCATTTCTCCTCTGTTTTGCAGTTAGCTCCATGTATTAGTTAAGAATGTGGGTGCTGAGGTTTGATTTTTGATTTTAATGGTGGTCACTCAACTCGAGTGGAAATTGAAGCTACTACCAGAGACAGAGTATTGTCTCTGGGCCGAAGTAGATGTTAGCAAGTTGTTTTGTTTCTCAAATGCTTCCTTTTCTTATCAAATAACAATCCaccacatgtttatgctaaatgctTATTGGTATTAGTAATCGTTTATACTAGACTGGTAGTAGCAGTTAAaacataactactccctccgttcctaaatatttgtctttctagagatttcaagaagtgactacggggctgtttggattgcagCCCGAGGCTGCCTTACCAAACTTTTGGCGTTGACCATAAGTAACGGTGTCCGTTTGGTTCGTAGCGAAAGTTTCCTGCCCACGCCAATTTTTTGGTCATTCGTTCAACTTTAATGCCTGCACGCTGGCGAGACGGAGGCGGCGAAATCCTTTGCCAATAATTTGGCGAGCCCGATTTTGGCGGGGCTGACCTAGGtgtgaaccaaacaggccctacatatggagcaaaatgagtgaatctacactctaaaatatgtctatatacatccgtatgtggtagtccatttgaaatttctaaaaagacaaatatttaggaacggagagattaTACGGCTAGATAGACAGAAATCATGAAGCACACATTTCTTTCATGTTTCTGTGTGCAGGACACTAAACAGTCACCTATTTTAGACTGGACGAGCACAGAATCGTACTCCTGCGGTCCTGTAAAAGCGGACGTTTTAGACAAAGGTAGAGCCTTTTCGGAAATTTTGGCTGCCAATATCTTCATGAATATTTATATTAGATACCTGAACATCACTGAATTGATCTTGAGAAGTATTTCCATGATGTATGATTCTTTTGGATTTTATGGATGTACTTTAAAGACACTAAAGGTCAAAACTGTATTTTAAAGACCGTGTCCGTGTCCAAAACAACAGGTTTTAGGGGACCAGAGGGTAGTTCCTGATGTTTGACATTGTCATTATCTAGAGATCATGAGCTAAGACATCATGTCTGTGTTTCTACCTTAAAACGGTGGTAGGATGACGCAGTATCTGAAATCATTTTGCACTTTGCAGTGTCATGTACATACTTTGCAACGAGGAACCTCTCTGGATGAGTAAATATCTTTCCGTTGGTGGTCATTTTGAGTACAAAGGTTCTTGGAAGAAAACAACGTTGTCTAGGTATATCACCAT
This window harbors:
- the LOC119355588 gene encoding uncharacterized protein LOC119355588: MAIKGALLFLVVCAAARAASAGDGPLPNGNFEDSPDRFQMDGSRVTGANAIPQWKITGHVEYIESGQTQGDMILTVPEGSHAVRLGEDGSIHQQLSVAPGTQYSVTFSAARTCAQYEKLTVSVVPGDASDEISIQTVYTSSGWDSYCWAFQATNDVMTLTIHNPVHEDDPACGPMIDSVAIKTLYPPQATGDNLLRNGDFEQGPYIAPGSPFGVLVPNRDETHISPISGWMIMSYSKVIKYVDSPHYAVPHGSYAVELVSGGEAALVQEVETAPGSACRLEFSVGNAGNRCESSDEQPMRVLVSTAGGSKTVVHRSDGYGGGTTRASLEFTAIHSRTKVVFSGSSYHTKSDSSGTRCGPVVDDASLVCVPPTPARRLLR